The genome window AAACAATATGCTCTTTATTACTATACAAAAAGGAAAACAATTTTCTACCAGATTTCTTTCTAAGCACTGACTGGAATCTTTGAAAATGCTCATTAATGAATGTCATATTAAACccaataattcttttttttatttgctcatttttacaaactatttacaaataaactGTTGAGAAGAACATTAATTGCTAATCAGTCAGAAAACTATAAAACAGCAAATAccttcattatttaatttttgtcttAAATACACTACTAAATGTtacctttaaataaatatatatattcaaaaaaacaaatttttggCTGGAAAACAAGTTGCAGTACACACATGAACATCTAGtctaatatacactcaccagccactttattaggaacacctgtatacctgctcattcatgcaattatccaatcggTCAATCATGCAACAGCAgaacaatgtataaaatcatgcagatacaggtcaaacaCACATCAGACATGTGCGCATCACATGttagaatgggggaaaattgtGATCTCAGTGGCttatctcctgagattttcacacactatagttatataaaaataactaTTATATAAAAAGATGTGTTGGATGGATaactggtatagaaaatggatggatgaagttcTGTAAACATCCTCCTAACCTCAAGAGGGCGCTGTGAAAAATCCCATTTACAGCATTGAGCCAATAAACTCTAATGCTCACGTGGCCACATTGCTTGGTGATGAAAAAGCCTGGCTTGACAATTTTCTGTAGCATCgctgccacacacacaaaaaaatcaaatcaaaagttTGAACTTGGATCTATCCGCAAAAATACTTGCTTGTGCATCAAGTGAAGATTAGTCGATTGATCCGCGATGTAACACTACGATTAGAGAATTTACAGAGAATTATGGAGAGCCATGTTTTCATCCGAGTAGTGGGGAAGGGGAGTTACGGTGAGGTGAACCTGGTGCAACACAAATCTGACCGTAAATAGTACGTCATCAAGAAGCTGAACCTGAGAACATCGTCGAAGCGAGAGCGCCGTCACAGCTCGAACATCCCAACATCGTCACCTACCGGGAATCATGGAAAGGAGAAGACTATCAGCTTTATATAGTTATGGGCTTCTGTGAGGGAGGAGACCTGTATCACAGGCTGAAGCAGCAGAAGGGTGAGCTGCTGCCTGAAAGACAGGTGGTGGGGTGGTTTGTCCAGATCGCCATGGTACTTCAGTATTTACACGAGAAACACATCTTGCACCGAGATCTGAAAATGCAGAACATCTTCCTGACCAAGACCAACATAATCAAAGAGGGTAATCTGGGCATCGTACGTGTTCTGGAGAATCAGAATGACATGGCCAGCACCCTGATCGGAACACCGTACTACATGAGTCCTGAGCTTTTCTCCAACAAGTCGTACAACTACAAGTCGGATGTTTGGGCTCTGGGCTGCTGCGTGTACGAGATGGCAACTCTTTAACACGCCTTCAATGCAAAAGACATGAACTCGCTCGTGTACCGTATCGTAGAGGGAAAGTTGCCTCAGATGCCATCTAAGTACGATCCTCAGCTAGGAGAGCTGATCAAGCGAATGCTGTGTAAGAGGCCAGACGACAGACCGGATGTCAAACACATTCTGCGGCAGCCCTATATCAAACAGCAGATTGCAGTCTTTTTGGAGGCCACTAAAGAGAAAACTGCCAGTTCCCAAAAGAAGGTGAACAGCAAGCCTAATAGAGACATACCAAGAGACGTGCATGTTCTTCAAAAGCAGGAGCCACAGTGTGTCAActctgagcagaaaagcagaggAAGCAGGTCAGAGGAAAATCAATCCAAACATCACAACGGCATAAAGGACAATATTCTCCCAAACCCACCCCTGTTCATAAACTCCCCAAGTCAGGACATTTAGGACGTCCTGAATTCAACAGATCAGAACGTAGCAACCATCAGCAATACTGACATCGACATCCAACCTCAGGAATACAAGGACAAGCTACGGAAAGTGAAACCCCATCGACCCGCAGCTTCAGCGGCCaaacggacagagagagacgagaaaaagaaagaggacaCGGCCGTTCCTCAGCCACACCCCAGAACACAAGTATCAGGTGTCCTTATCGGAAAGGAAGAACGCTCGCTTGTTTTACTGAGTTCGAGTTTGACAGAATTGTTAAAACCCACGGAAAGAATCAAACCCGTAAAAGACAGCAGAGCTCCGTTTGTGGAGGAGGACACTATGAAACTGCTGCAGCAGGCAGCGATGGAGGACGTAAAAACTGAGGCAGGGCATCTTTCAGGAGAAAGAGGGACTATTCTGGAATCCACCGATAAGCTGCTTTGGCCATTTATTTCAGTGGCACTCATGGAGTCTTACAACCCAGAGCAAACTGCAGCTCCTTCAGAAACCAGCAAGCAACATATTCATCCTACTTTCTCTTCCGTGGAGCCGTCCACGTCCCGTCAGTGCAGACAGAGATGTGGCCCACgatgagagcaaaattaaaGCAGCCAATTCCATGCCTCTGCCTCCACTTCATGAAAATTCCCCAACCGTAGGTATaaaaaggagagaaggaagtgAAGTTGAGATGGCTAAACACTCTGATCACCAACATGACCCTATACCCCAGAATCGGCTTCTATCAGCCCGAGAGAGGAGGCAGCTGAGGAAGATACGAGAAAACCAGAGCGAGTCAGCTCCTGCTGTCAGAAGGGCGTCGTGCGATGTTGCCTCGGTAAATGCCAAGAACACGGACCAGCCTGAGAGAAAATCATTATTGTGTCACTCGGATGAGGAGTGCAGCTCATCCACCAGTACCACAGAGCGCTCTGAGGGAGACTACAGAGAGGGCAAAAGCAAGACCAACGAGATGCAAGACCTGGTCCAGATGATGACGCAGACATTACGAATGGACGCCAGAGACGTCCTGTGTGAGCAGGAAAGCTCGCGGTCTAACTCGGCCATGGTGCCCGAGTTCAAACTGAACACGACGTACCGAGACACGCTGATGCTTCATGGGAAAAGCAGAGCGGGAGAGCGCGACTTCTATTTCAGTGACGTCCGATCAAAGGACTCTTCAGGACCGGCTAAGATTAGGAGAGCCGTGGAGCACTCGCGCACAGACATGGTTAAAGGACTCTGAGTGAAACTGCTGGACAAAATCCTGGACCTCCTgcaggaggaggacgaggacaAGCGAGAGGTCTTGCTACGGCAGCAGATGGGGGAAGAAAAGTACAAAGCGTACGCCGTTATGGTGCGGCAACTAAAATTCTTCGAGGACGTCGCGTTCAAATGCTGAGTAAATCCGCTGACGCGCAAACCCTGATCATGTCTCCACTGATGATTAGTAGACTTTGGCGATTATACTTTGATTTcctttgtaaatatgaactGATACAATGCACTGAATGAATCACATGTCTTTATGCAACTTATCTCAGTGACCAGCATTTCGTTTCTCCTGTATGATTGTAAATTTCTGATCCGGTTCTATATTGAAAGTCAACATTTTTCTATTGCCTACACGATATATATGTTTCGAAATGTAGGATGATTTATAATAAACACTTCggtttctgtaaaaaaaaaaaaaaaaaaaatcgccaCTTCGTCTCCACTCCTGCCAGCCAAGTACAGGAATCTGAGCTATAGTGGGTACAGGATCACTGAAAATGGACAGGTAAAGGTTGGAAAAAGACCAAACAATGTtttataaactctagagacttttGAAAATACCAGGAGATACTTAAACCAACTGtgttagcttccactgttatgctgatgatacacagttgtatgtttcagcgaagctagaggacagacataagcttagtaaagttgaggattgtgtaaaggacattagacattggatgttaacttccttctgcttaattctgataaaacagaaatactttcattaggcccacgtgtagctagaagtaatctttctgatcacatggttactctggatggtctttctgtttcatcatgtgcagcagttaaagaccttggagtgattattgactccagcctatcatttgatgctcatgtagataatattactaggatagccttctttcatctcagaaatatttctaaaataagaaatatattgtcactacatgatgcggaaatactagttcatgcattcgtcacctctagattagattactgtaatgccatactgtctggatgttccagtaggaatataaataagctccaattagtccagaatgcagctgctagagtcctaactagaactagaagatacgaccatatcacaccgatattatcaatactgcattggctcaaagtaaaatctcgcattaattataaaatacttttattaacctataaagcactaaatggtctcgcgccacaatatctaagcgaccttttggttttctatgatccgccacgcctacttagatcaaaagatgcaggctatctgacggtacctcgaatagtgaaggctacagcagggggaagagctttctcttatagagccccactgttatagaacagtcttcctattagtgttcaggactcaggcacagtctcagtgtttaagtctaggcttaaaacgtatttgtttactcaagcctaccctgactagattctgttctactttctccctctctccttcgccgagccccacacgaatttatggagatactagagatccagatcctttctgcctctggctggagctcaaatcttctttaattccagactgctgggactacggctgctcttaacgccatacagacttcatataaatccataatgaactttttcacaatatctgttgttacccagatgaggatgggttcccttctgagtcgggttcctctcaaggtttcttcctcttaaaacatcttagggagtttttccttgccaccgtcgccactcagtggcttgctcagttgggataaattcacacctttaatatctgtataccgtgttgatatttctgtaaagctgctttgagacaatgtctattgtaaaaagcgctatacaaataaaattgaattgaattgaattgtgtcacggtcaaagtcacagatttttcctttttctattctgatgtttgatgcggacattaactgaagctcttgacctgtatctccatgattttatgcactgctgGCACATGACAGGCAGATGGGATAATTTCAGGAATGAACAAGTGTACAGATGTTGCTAATAAAGTGGATTGTgagtgtaatataaatattcaatgcccagtatatatttattttaatgcaaaaatTAGCTTGCTACAGATTTAGAAatgtagaagaagaaaaaaaaacacgcaatTACATTCAGTGCTTGAATTAGAAACAAGGCTCATTTTATATTACACCAACACATTCATCCTGAAAGGGCAGTTCAGATACACAACTacaaattattacacacacacacacacacacacacacacacacacacacacacacagtagtatcaaaacacttttttgttgtttatttttatacaactgCAGTTCTATCAAAAATGCTGTATACatcaatgtttaatattattttcttaaagcAAAGATGTTAATCACTATCAGACTCCAGGTTGAATTCACAGTATCAAGTAAAGTATCAAGTAATTTAGATGAGCGCACATCGCGATTCCCTATTGGCCAGCCTGGGATAGAAATTCTTACTAAGTATTTAGAGATATTAATGCATTTTTGGTTATCAAAAAGTAATGAAATAAGGTACAGAAGCAATCACTTTTAATCAAAGTGCTTACAAGTGCGGGGAAGGCTCAGTGAGGATAGCATcactcatcctcctcttcctcttcctcctctggGGTGTAGTCATAAGTAGACTCGCTGTGGTCAGAGTCTTCCTCATCATTGCTCATCTCCTCCTCTTGCTCTTCCTCTTCATTGCTGCTatcattttcatcttcattttcTTCGCTGTtatcttcctcttcctcctcttccactccCTCATCTCCTTCATCTACCTCATCACCTTTACCTGaaagaggaacacacacatatttttctgccttttaaataaagaacCGGTGAAGAGTACAGGTGGCAGAAATGAGGTCCCTCTGCAGGGAGAGGAGCTTGACAGTTTGGGAGAGCCTCGGAGTAGGACCGCTGCTACTCCGAAATGAGAGTAGCCCCTTTGGTCAGCTCCCGCTAGAGCTGTATCAGACACAGCCCACTGGATGGCCTGCACCCATTGCAAAGATTGTATCTTACAGTTGGCTTGGGAAAATGCAAGGATCCCCTAGGAGGAGCTAGAATCTGTGGCTGGAAATACAGAAGTCTGGACTGACTGACTTCTCTCCTATACAAGTAGTACCATTTGGTTTCaatgttaattattaaaaaatgaaagctgTAATCATTGTCAATTTTTTGAGGTAAAGAAGGATACAACGCTTccggatgtgctgttatagggaaatgaTCTTTTGTGGTGgtttgtttactctgcctcaCATCAGGCCGCATCATACATCCCgtcattgtttattttcctagaacagcacaccctgtcatgttttatacCTTAGAACAATTTAGTTCAGCATGTTAACTGCGTGTTCAGTTTCATCACTGGTGTTTTAAGTCTTAAAACCAAACTGTGTCAATCTTGGAGAAAACATGCTTTCACTTGCTGTACAGTACACAGGTACTGAaggatatttttgttttaacaaaTGAGCCAACAGATGGATTATGTAGTTTTAGCACAGCTACTCTTACTAACTCCAACTTACAGACAGTGTTAATCAATGTGGTGATGTGTTCCCGCAGATCAGTCATAAAATCCTCCAGTTTTCCTTCCATACATTCCTCAATGACCTCTGTATCCATTGTCACAGCATGTGGCTGAAACAGTGGCCTTTTCAGAAGCCTGCGGTAACTgagaaacacagacagtaacttaCATCATCAAATTCACACTGGTGTCTTTTAATGCCACTGTAGCACTCAAACTCGCCTCTTACCTTTTGGCACATGACATATATtcctgaaacaaaacaaaacaaaacaaaaaaactaaacacaaaaacacaaacaccttAATAAGCACAGTATCTACTGGAATATTAAAAGCTATTTACAGATTATAAGCCCTGCTCAATTCAGTGTTTAGGCTAATAAAATTAATGGTTCCAAATGCTTCATAACAGTCGTTAGGTTAGGTTAGTCGTTAGATTAATACTCTTCTGCACCCTCAAAAAATCCTGTATTATCTCGTTAGCTGTTCATGACCAGGGCAAGGACAATGCATCCCAAAGATCTGCGATCACGATcaccgttgttgattattttcctttaacagctcGCCCAGTCTCATTTCATAAACAAAAGTGATGATGCATATGACCGTAGATGGAATTCAGGCTGACCTTAATGAACTGGAATGGGTCATTCTCCTGTAGTAGCTGCTCGATGCCTGCGTGGACAACTCCCAGGCGATTGCGGTCCTCTTCAGTTTGCACCACGCCCTGCTGGATGTTGAGGCTGTTCTCCCCTTCATAGGCACGCACGCCCTCACTCAGCGATGACAGGAATCCATCCAGCCTGGTCATCAGAACCCCTCGAAGGGTGTCCACTTGCTTGTCCACTTCCTCCAGGAAGGCCTACAACAGTGCAGGCAAGTATGTGCATAAAAGACATGCTttgagagggacagagggaaTCAAGTATGGTGCATTACCTTGTTTTGCTGTTCCACCTCTCTTTGCTCCTTTACATTTTTCTCTACTCTTCTGATCTTCCTGTTCACCTTCTGTAGTTGTGTGTCCAGAGATGCCTACAGAGAGACATATTAATGAGACCAAGGCACTTccaaaatggtttaaaaacaaaaaaagtgccTCCCATTTTGTAGCGCAAGCTGAGCTCTAACTCAGTTGGTATACATGTACAAAACATTTATGTTCACTTTCTACAAATGACGTTTCAGTATTCTGTGCAAATAATTTAATGCATGTCATTTAAATCGAAAAATACACTATAGAAACATGGTGCAAGAGCCAAACATATTCGCAGTTCATATTCTCTACTGCTCAATGGTTCAATCAATGGACAAAgcacacaggggaaaaaaaaaactgctctgcttttctcctgtgttCCAGAGCTCTTTACTGAGATGGCACGTGATTGTATTGTTAATGATTTGAACAATTATGTAGGCATTATTGTACAAGAGACCTGAGTCATACAGAAGCTTCACACTTCTGTCACTTTCTACTTTCCACTTACATGTGCtctacaagtccctgtgtatgttgGTACTACAGACATACTAGAATACTAGTAACATACTAGAATtggtgcgttaatataaacctttgatTTGAGTTAAAGCctgcagagctgctgttatagtaaaataaggaaaaacttctgaccaattagaaaAAAGCACTCTGAAACATTCAACTGCGCTCTGGTAATTTGaccaaatgcatttttaaaattatatatagaaTGCTATACTCACAAACATTTTGATATTCACTGCAGTGTGATTGTAATCTTGATGAATATTCATTAGCCAAATGCATGCTGAAATGGATTGTGCTTGAACATATTCTGCCAATCATGTTTTTCTCTATAAACATCCAGTTCTGTAATAAAGACATGGTATTCAAGTGCAGTTCAATAAGTGCACTCTTGCCTGTTAAAAGGGTGACATACTGTATTACTGCATTGAGGGTATTTTTCTCGCTTTAGTACTACGGCATTTTAAACACCGGTCCTTCCCGTGCATGTTTCAAATCAATAACCTCAAGGCTCGAAATCGCAACCATTTTGGTCGCATATGTTCCCAAAATTTAATCTATGAGACCTCAAAGTATATTTGTGTGATGtacatagaaaatgaatggttgTGGTCTAAATCATGTTATTTTCGAGTTTAAATCCAAATTCAGATACAGATACAATAATGGCATTGCATTACACCTCAACTCTTTATCATAGTACACAAAActgtagtatttatttattttatatatatatatatatatatatatatatatatatatatatatatatatatatatatatatatatatatacacacatatatatatacacatatatatatatataaagctgcTTCAGACTTCATTGGgacagaaaaaata of Ictalurus punctatus breed USDA103 chromosome 29, Coco_2.0, whole genome shotgun sequence contains these proteins:
- the LOC128629397 gene encoding LOW QUALITY PROTEIN: serine/threonine-protein kinase Nek4-like (The sequence of the model RefSeq protein was modified relative to this genomic sequence to represent the inferred CDS: inserted 1 base in 1 codon; substituted 4 bases at 4 genomic stop codons), which produces MESHVFIRVVGKGSYGEVNLVQHKSDRKXYVIKKLNLRTSSKRERRXQLEHPNIVTYRESWKGEDYQLYIVMGFCEGGDLYHRLKQQKGELLPERQVVGWFVQIAMVLQYLHEKHILHRDLKMQNIFLTKTNIIKEGNLGIVRVLENQNDMASTLIGTPYYMSPELFSNKSYNYKSDVWALGCCVYEMATLXHAFNAKDMNSLVYRIVEGKLPQMPSKYDPQLGELIKRMLCKRPDDRPDVKHILRQPYIKQQIAVFLEATKEKTASSQKKVNSKPNRDIPRDVHVLQKQEPQCVNSEQKSRGSRSEENQSKHHNGIKDNILPNPPLFINSPSQDIXDVLNSTDQNVATISNTDIDIQPQEYKDKLRKVKPHRPAASAAKRTERDEKKKEDTAVPQPHPRTQVSGVLIGKEERSLVLLSSSLTELLKPTERIKPVKDSRAPFVEEDTMKLLQQAAMEDWHSWSLTTQSKLQLLQKPASNIFILLSLPWSRPRPVSADRDVAHDESKIKAANSMPLPPLHENSPTVGIKRREGSEVEMAKHSDHQHDPIPQNRLLSARERRQLRKIRENQSESAPAVRRASCDVASVNAKNTDQPERKSLLCHSDEECSSSTSTTERSEGDYREGKSKTNEMQDLVQMMTQTLRMDARDVLCEQESSRSNSAMVPEFKLNTTYRDTLMLHGKSRAGERDFYFSDVRSKDSSGPAKIRRAVEHSRTDMVKGLXVKLLDKILDLLQEEDEDKREVLLRQQMGEEKYKAYAVMVRQLKFFEDVAFKC
- the zgc:92594 gene encoding E3 ubiquitin/ISG15 ligase TRIM25, with the protein product MAKALEDTSVLEEELTCPVCLDLYREPHLLPCGHNFCLQCLRRLKSRSERGRLRCPECRESHRCSKQWQKNFKLASIADGFRQRNRTQRPSQSRPGPSYRTAEVRCDYCGPDITGDSAKRYTAVKTCLKCEVSMCPEHVQHHLELPAFREHPLVEPLSDMRKRKCIEHDEMFRYYCMDERKFLCNACTIEGGHNRHAIKTLKNTMKDLRASLDTQLQKVNRKIRRVEKNVKEQREVEQQNKAFLEEVDKQVDTLRGVLMTRLDGFLSSLSEGVRAYEGENSLNIQQGVVQTEEDRNRLGVVHAGIEQLLQENDPFQFIKEYMSCAKSYRRLLKRPLFQPHAVTMDTEVIEECMEGKLEDFMTDLREHITTLINTVCKGDEVDEGDEGVEEEEEEDNSEENEDENDSSNEEEEQEEEMSNDEEDSDHSESTYDYTPEEEEEEEDE